The following proteins come from a genomic window of Candidatus Margulisiibacteriota bacterium:
- a CDS encoding glycosyltransferase family 2 protein: protein MVKKVELSIVLPVCDEAGNLPELFSRLAAVLRPLTNDYELILIDDGSRDDSWRLISEAARSEPRIKALRFSRNFGQMAALTAGLDLAMGDAIIMMDADLQHPPELLPRLIEKWRGGAEIVNTIRHETGNGNLFKRLTARVFYRLINLFSGLTLPAGAADFRLLGRKAADSLKGFREQARFLRGLVNWLGFRQEFIEYRVDKRPSGKSKYSLRKMAAFSLDGIFSFSVLPLRLAAALGLLVAAASFIYLGYTLYIRFFTDRAIEGWASVLGALLFIGGLQLAFLGLIGEYIGRIYEEAKQRPLYIVRERIGQ from the coding sequence ATGGTAAAAAAGGTTGAGCTATCAATAGTTCTGCCGGTCTGCGACGAGGCGGGAAATCTTCCGGAACTCTTTTCCAGATTGGCCGCTGTTCTTCGTCCGCTGACCAATGATTACGAGCTTATTCTAATCGATGACGGGAGCCGCGATGATTCGTGGCGGCTGATCAGCGAAGCGGCCCGATCAGAACCCCGGATCAAAGCACTCCGTTTTTCCCGCAACTTCGGCCAGATGGCCGCCTTGACCGCGGGGCTTGATCTGGCAATGGGTGACGCGATTATTATGATGGACGCCGACCTTCAGCATCCGCCGGAATTACTCCCCAGGCTGATTGAAAAATGGCGCGGCGGCGCCGAGATCGTCAATACTATCAGACATGAAACCGGGAACGGAAATTTATTTAAACGGCTGACCGCCAGAGTTTTTTACCGGCTGATCAATCTGTTCAGCGGACTAACCTTACCGGCCGGCGCCGCCGATTTCCGCCTGCTAGGCCGGAAAGCGGCCGATTCTCTCAAGGGGTTCAGGGAACAAGCCCGTTTCCTGCGGGGGCTGGTCAACTGGCTCGGTTTCCGCCAGGAGTTCATCGAATACCGTGTCGACAAACGGCCATCCGGTAAAAGCAAATACTCCCTCCGGAAAATGGCCGCCTTTTCTCTGGACGGGATCTTTTCCTTTTCCGTCCTCCCACTGCGGCTCGCCGCCGCGCTTGGCCTGCTGGTTGCCGCGGCCAGCTTTATTTATTTGGGCTACACCCTTTACATCCGCTTTTTCACCGACCGGGCAATTGAAGGTTGGGCCTCCGTCCTGGGGGCCCTTCTTTTTATCGGCGGTCTTCAGCTCGCCTTCCTTGGCCTAATTGGCGAATATATCGGCCGGATCTATGAGGAAGCCAAACAGCGCCCCCTTTATATTGTCAGAGAAAGGATCGGGCAGTGA